From one Planococcus citri chromosome 3, ihPlaCitr1.1, whole genome shotgun sequence genomic stretch:
- the LOC135841120 gene encoding gamma-glutamyl hydrolase-like isoform X1, with amino-acid sequence MKLTIFPNVLLIWLLKCDFIKCTKRPIIGILVKEFTNYDTFTNDPANATGFIGANYVKAVESCGARVVPIFIRQNYSYYEQIMNSINGVVLPGGKTTIKPGFPYYDASSIIFKIAKQLNDKGITFPILSICLGFQAMLTIHNNDTNLLTQCDSFYESYPLEFQPNFTRSQLFFNSDQQLFLSLKLLRITINNHKYCISPLNFTKSNLPKEWRVTSLSTTNRGVKFIATVEHIKYPFFGVQFHPEMAAFHWPEEFCIPHDRVTVRANQYFYDKLVIISTLNDNKFEDVEEERKTLIYNYNTIYCQAKPYQYYIQRYIFYN; translated from the exons ATGAAACTGACAATCTTTCCAAATGTACTACTTATATGGTTATTGAAATgtgatttcatcaaatgtacaAAACGACCAATAATTG GTATACTGGTTAAAGAGTTTACCAATTATGATACATTCACGAATGACCCCGCGAATGCCACTGGATTCATAGGAGCAAATTACGTCAAAGCAGTCGAAAGCTGTGGGGCAAGAGTGGTGCCAATATTCATCAGACAGAACTATTCTTACTATGA ACAGATTATGAATTCGATCAATGGAGTAGTACTCCCAGGAGGAAAAACGACAATAAAACCAGGATTTCCATACTATGACGCATCctcgataattttcaaaattgctaaacaa CTGAACGATAAAGGAATAACCTTTCCAATATTAAGCATATGTTTAGGATTTCAAGCAATGCTCACCATTCACAACAACGATACAAATTTACTAACGCAATGTGACTCGTTTTATGAAAGTTACCCTCTTGAATTCCAGCCAAACTTCACCAGaagtcaattatttttcaatagtgACCAACAACTATTCCTCAGTTTGAAACTTCTCAGAATAACTATCAACAATCACAA GTATTGCATTTCTCCACTTAACTTCACGAAATCAAATTTGCCCAAAGAATGGAGAGTAACATCGCTCAGCACAACCAACAGAGGTGTAAAATTTATCGCCACTGTTGAACATATAAAATATCCTTTTTTTGGAGTTCAGTTTCATCCAGAAATGGCAGCGTTCCATTGGCCTGAAGAATTTTGTATTCCTCACGATCGAGTAACTGTTCGAGctaatcaatatttttatgatAAATTAGTTATTATATCAACGTTGAATGATAATAAGTTTGAAGATgtagaagaagaaagaaaaactctGATTTATAATTATAATACGATTTACTGCCAAGCGAAACCTTATCAGTATTACATTCAgagatatattttttataattga
- the LOC135841120 gene encoding gamma-glutamyl hydrolase-like isoform X2, whose translation MKLTIFPNVLLIWLLKCDFIKCTKRPIIEFTNYDTFTNDPANATGFIGANYVKAVESCGARVVPIFIRQNYSYYEQIMNSINGVVLPGGKTTIKPGFPYYDASSIIFKIAKQLNDKGITFPILSICLGFQAMLTIHNNDTNLLTQCDSFYESYPLEFQPNFTRSQLFFNSDQQLFLSLKLLRITINNHKYCISPLNFTKSNLPKEWRVTSLSTTNRGVKFIATVEHIKYPFFGVQFHPEMAAFHWPEEFCIPHDRVTVRANQYFYDKLVIISTLNDNKFEDVEEERKTLIYNYNTIYCQAKPYQYYIQRYIFYN comes from the exons ATGAAACTGACAATCTTTCCAAATGTACTACTTATATGGTTATTGAAATgtgatttcatcaaatgtacaAAACGACCAATAATTG AGTTTACCAATTATGATACATTCACGAATGACCCCGCGAATGCCACTGGATTCATAGGAGCAAATTACGTCAAAGCAGTCGAAAGCTGTGGGGCAAGAGTGGTGCCAATATTCATCAGACAGAACTATTCTTACTATGA ACAGATTATGAATTCGATCAATGGAGTAGTACTCCCAGGAGGAAAAACGACAATAAAACCAGGATTTCCATACTATGACGCATCctcgataattttcaaaattgctaaacaa CTGAACGATAAAGGAATAACCTTTCCAATATTAAGCATATGTTTAGGATTTCAAGCAATGCTCACCATTCACAACAACGATACAAATTTACTAACGCAATGTGACTCGTTTTATGAAAGTTACCCTCTTGAATTCCAGCCAAACTTCACCAGaagtcaattatttttcaatagtgACCAACAACTATTCCTCAGTTTGAAACTTCTCAGAATAACTATCAACAATCACAA GTATTGCATTTCTCCACTTAACTTCACGAAATCAAATTTGCCCAAAGAATGGAGAGTAACATCGCTCAGCACAACCAACAGAGGTGTAAAATTTATCGCCACTGTTGAACATATAAAATATCCTTTTTTTGGAGTTCAGTTTCATCCAGAAATGGCAGCGTTCCATTGGCCTGAAGAATTTTGTATTCCTCACGATCGAGTAACTGTTCGAGctaatcaatatttttatgatAAATTAGTTATTATATCAACGTTGAATGATAATAAGTTTGAAGATgtagaagaagaaagaaaaactctGATTTATAATTATAATACGATTTACTGCCAAGCGAAACCTTATCAGTATTACATTCAgagatatattttttataattga
- the LOC135840835 gene encoding gamma-glutamyl hydrolase-like, with amino-acid sequence MKFSVIPNLLFLWLLNCKFTKCSKRPIIGILVQEFTPHDEFIDDKNETAGFVSASYVKAVECSGAKVVPIFIRQNHSYYERIMNSINGIVLPGGNASVTPGFPYYDASATIFKIAQQMNDKGISFPIFGVCLGFQAMLNIHNNNTDLLMQCDSIHETNNLEFVPDHTTTHLFSRFDREALLNLELLSITLNNHVFCIFPHNFTTSNLAKEWRMTSLSTTGKGLKFIASAEHVKYPFIGVQFHPEIAPFNEEFEILHDREAVRVNRYFYDALVEMSTNNDNKFQNEEEERKHLIYNYNPIYRRAKPDQYYAQKYIFYN; translated from the exons atgaagttttcagtaattccaaatttattatttttgtggtTATTAAACTGCAAATTTACCAAATGTTCGAAACGACCAATAATTG GTATACTGGTTCAAGAATTTACACCACATGATGAATTTATAGACGATAAAAATGAAACTGCTGGATTCGTATCGGCGAGTTATGTCAAAGCGGTCGAGTGCTCTGGAGCAAAAGTGGTGCCAATATTCATCAGACAAAACCATTCTTACTACGA ACGGATCATGAATTCCATCAATGGAATAGTACTTCCAGGAGGAAATGCAAGTGTAACTCCTGGATTTCCTTACTACGACGCATCCgctacaatttttaaaattgcccAACAA ATGAACGATAAAGGAATAAGTTTCCCAATATTTGGCGTCTGTTTAGGATTTCAAGCAATGCTCAACATTCACAACAACAATACAGATTTACTAATGCAATGCGACTCGATTCATGAAACTAATAATCTTGAATTCGTACCAGACCACACCACAACCCACTTATTCTCTCGATTTGACAGAGAAGCGCTCCTCAATTTGGAATTGCTTTCGATTACATTGAACAATCACGT gttttgtatttttccacaCAACTTCACTACATCAAATTTAGCCAAAGAATGGAGAATGACATCACTCAGTACAACTGGCAAAGGTTTAAAATTCATTGCCAGCGCAGAACATGTAAAATATCCGTTTATTGGAGTTCAATTTCACCCAGAAATAGCGCCATttaatgaagaatttgaaatacTTCACGATCGAGAAGCAGTACGAGttaatcgttatttttacgacGCATTAGTTGAGATGTCGACGAACAACGATaataagtttcaaaatgaagaagaagAGAGGAAACACTTGATTTATAATTATAATCCTATTTATCGTCGCGCGAAACCTGATCAGTATTATgctcaaaaatatattttttataattaa